Proteins from a genomic interval of Marmoricola sp. OAE513:
- a CDS encoding putative Ig domain-containing protein: MSFRTKSLSWIAVMAVALLAFTGLAPAQAATARKLTLGASPVYQYGGKAVTFSGTLSKSPKGSLVRIQRKSGASWVTQVNTATTTAGGKFAVNLNVPSTPAAYSYRAVAPRKGKKLATAYSANKTVTVLRKTTVTLNLSPASITLGQPTTLSGTVSPYVSGTKLAVQRLSGGSYVSAGSTTLASNGSFTVQVTPASAGTTTYRVQSPLSGLNAGAVSPSKSVTVTNPNAPVITTTSLPDGDTGLAYSATLTKTGGAGTWSLNGGTQLPGGLTLNADTGTISGTPTGPGTTNFTVKFTETGSGLSATKALSITRSPRPEITTATLPDATQGVAYTAPLAKTGKAGTWSLETTVTGLTINPTTGVISGTTNVAVGTYGVYPTFTETTGGRSVLKPLALKVLAGSENPPTGPTITTTSLPDGDTGLAYSATLTKTGGDGTWSLSGGTTLPGGLSLASATGIISGTPTGPGTTTFTVKFTETGSGLSATKSLSITRSPRPEITTTTLPDVTQGVAYSTTLAKTGRAGTWSITGLPAGLTINAETGVISGVTAAATGTYGVYPIFTETVGGRSVQKAFALKVLQGSENPPNGPTITTTSLPDGDTGIAYSATLAKTGGAGTWSLTGGTQLPGGLTLNADTGAITGTPTGPGTTNFTVKFTETAGGLSATKALSITRSARPEITTATLPDATRGAAYSATLAKTGKAGTWSITGLPAGLSINAATGEISGTTNAAIGDYGVYPVFTETSTGRSVLKPLALHVGGTALAITTDANLPDAHRGGAYSVTFTKTGGPGTWEAVQIPDGFSLDPATGTLTGTPTVATIYQVKIAFHETGGGDVSKSFALKVLQPKITTTSIPDAVTNQPYSQQLTKTGLDGTWTVAGFLPDGITFSAGGLLSGTPTETGDTPLIVTFTETSTGTSTKQGYIFHVADAGSPTITTTSLPGGTVGAAYNASLAATPTGGTWSVTDGSLPVGFTLDPATGAITGTPIVPEAATFVVTYTKGGTKNTKYLGITVVAAP, translated from the coding sequence ATGAGTTTCCGCACCAAGTCACTGTCCTGGATCGCCGTCATGGCCGTCGCCCTCCTGGCCTTCACGGGTCTGGCCCCGGCGCAGGCGGCGACTGCCCGCAAGCTCACGCTGGGCGCGAGCCCGGTCTACCAGTACGGCGGCAAGGCGGTGACCTTCTCCGGCACGCTGAGCAAGTCCCCCAAGGGCAGCCTCGTGCGCATCCAGCGCAAGTCCGGTGCGAGCTGGGTGACCCAGGTGAACACCGCGACCACCACCGCGGGCGGCAAGTTCGCGGTGAACCTCAACGTGCCGAGCACGCCGGCGGCGTACAGTTACCGTGCGGTCGCCCCGCGCAAGGGCAAGAAGCTCGCCACGGCGTACTCGGCGAACAAGACCGTCACGGTGCTGCGCAAGACCACGGTCACGTTGAACCTCTCCCCTGCCTCGATCACGCTCGGCCAGCCCACGACCCTGTCGGGCACGGTCTCCCCGTACGTCTCCGGCACCAAGCTGGCCGTCCAGCGCCTTTCCGGTGGCTCCTACGTCTCGGCCGGGAGCACGACGCTGGCCTCGAACGGTTCGTTCACCGTGCAGGTGACCCCGGCGTCCGCGGGCACCACGACGTACCGGGTCCAGTCCCCGCTGAGCGGTCTGAACGCGGGCGCCGTGTCCCCGTCGAAGTCGGTCACGGTGACCAACCCGAACGCCCCGGTCATCACCACGACCTCGCTGCCCGACGGTGACACCGGCCTGGCCTACTCCGCGACGCTGACCAAGACCGGCGGCGCCGGCACCTGGTCGCTGAACGGCGGCACCCAGCTGCCCGGCGGGCTCACCCTGAACGCCGACACCGGCACCATCTCCGGTACGCCGACCGGCCCCGGCACTACGAACTTCACCGTGAAGTTCACCGAGACCGGGAGCGGGCTGTCCGCCACCAAGGCGCTCTCCATCACCCGCTCCCCGCGACCGGAGATCACCACCGCCACGCTGCCCGACGCGACCCAGGGCGTCGCCTACACCGCACCGCTGGCGAAGACCGGCAAGGCGGGCACCTGGTCGCTGGAGACAACGGTCACCGGCCTGACGATCAACCCGACCACGGGGGTCATCTCGGGCACGACGAACGTCGCCGTCGGCACGTACGGCGTCTACCCGACCTTCACCGAGACAACCGGCGGACGCTCCGTCCTCAAGCCGCTCGCGCTCAAGGTGCTCGCCGGCTCGGAGAACCCGCCGACCGGTCCGACCATCACCACGACCTCGCTGCCCGACGGCGACACCGGTCTGGCCTACTCCGCGACGCTGACCAAGACCGGCGGCGACGGCACCTGGTCGCTCTCCGGCGGCACCACGCTGCCGGGCGGCCTGAGCCTGGCGTCGGCCACCGGCATCATCTCGGGTACGCCGACCGGCCCGGGCACCACCACGTTCACCGTGAAGTTCACCGAGACCGGGAGCGGGCTGTCGGCGACCAAGTCGCTGTCCATCACCCGCTCGCCGCGACCGGAGATCACCACGACCACGCTGCCCGACGTGACCCAGGGTGTCGCCTACTCGACGACGCTGGCCAAGACCGGCCGCGCCGGCACCTGGTCGATCACCGGCCTCCCGGCCGGCCTGACGATCAACGCCGAGACCGGCGTGATCAGCGGCGTCACCGCAGCCGCCACAGGCACGTACGGCGTGTACCCGATCTTCACCGAGACAGTAGGAGGACGCTCGGTCCAGAAGGCGTTCGCGCTCAAGGTGCTGCAGGGCTCGGAGAACCCGCCGAACGGTCCCACCATCACCACCACCTCGCTGCCCGACGGTGACACCGGGATCGCGTACTCCGCGACGCTGGCCAAGACCGGCGGCGCCGGCACCTGGTCGCTCACCGGCGGCACCCAGCTGCCCGGCGGGCTCACCCTGAATGCCGACACCGGCGCCATCACCGGTACGCCGACCGGTCCGGGCACCACGAACTTCACGGTGAAGTTCACCGAGACCGCCGGCGGCCTGTCCGCGACCAAGGCGCTGTCCATCACCCGCTCCGCGCGTCCGGAGATCACCACGGCGACGCTGCCGGACGCGACCCGCGGTGCGGCGTACTCGGCCACGCTGGCCAAGACCGGCAAGGCCGGCACCTGGTCGATCACCGGTCTCCCGGCGGGTCTGAGCATCAACGCCGCGACCGGCGAGATCAGCGGCACGACGAACGCCGCTATCGGTGACTACGGCGTGTACCCGGTCTTCACCGAGACGTCGACCGGACGCAGCGTCCTCAAGCCGCTCGCCCTGCACGTCGGCGGCACCGCGCTCGCGATCACGACCGACGCGAACCTGCCCGACGCCCACCGTGGTGGCGCCTACTCGGTGACGTTCACCAAGACCGGCGGCCCGGGCACCTGGGAAGCCGTGCAGATCCCGGACGGGTTCTCCCTCGACCCGGCCACCGGCACGCTGACCGGTACGCCGACCGTCGCGACGATCTACCAGGTCAAGATCGCCTTCCACGAGACCGGCGGCGGGGACGTCAGCAAGTCGTTCGCGCTCAAGGTCCTGCAGCCCAAGATCACCACCACGTCGATCCCGGACGCGGTCACCAACCAGCCGTACAGCCAGCAGCTGACCAAGACCGGCCTGGACGGCACCTGGACGGTCGCTGGATTCCTGCCCGACGGCATCACCTTCTCCGCCGGCGGCCTGCTCTCGGGCACGCCGACTGAGACCGGTGACACCCCGCTGATCGTGACCTTCACCGAGACCAGCACCGGTACGTCGACCAAGCAGGGCTACATCTTCCACGTGGCCGACGCGGGGTCGCCGACGATCACCACCACCTCGCTGCCGGGCGGCACCGTCGGAGCGGCGTACAACGCCTCGCTCGCGGCGACCCCGACCGGCGGCACGTGGTCGGTGACCGACGGCAGCCTGCCCGTCGGGTTCACCCTGGACCCCGCGACCGGCGCGATCACCGGAACGCCGATCGTCCCGGAGGCGGCCACCTTCGTCGTGACCTACACCAAGGGCGGCACCAAGAACACGAAGTACCTCGGGATCACGGTCGTCGCCGCCCCCTGA